The Vibrio tubiashii ATCC 19109 genome has a segment encoding these proteins:
- a CDS encoding VOC family protein: MSKRPINIIALDHIVLRTSQLDNMVHFYQEILGCVIEREKLDIGLTQLRAGSALIDIVTVDSELGRMGGKAPQQNGRNVDHFCLQVSAFEEEELLAYLKQHNITTSSFAERYGAQGYGRSVYVDDPEGNVVELKPFKITTN; this comes from the coding sequence ATGAGTAAACGGCCTATCAATATCATCGCACTCGATCATATTGTGCTGCGAACGAGCCAGCTCGATAACATGGTGCACTTTTATCAAGAGATTCTTGGCTGCGTGATTGAACGAGAAAAGCTCGATATTGGGCTTACCCAACTCAGAGCGGGGAGCGCATTAATTGACATAGTGACAGTCGATAGTGAACTAGGTCGAATGGGAGGCAAAGCGCCACAACAAAACGGTAGAAACGTTGACCATTTCTGTCTGCAAGTATCCGCATTTGAGGAAGAGGAATTACTCGCCTACCTAAAGCAACACAATATAACTACATCAAGCTTTGCCGAACGATACGGCGCACAAGGATACGGTCGCTCTGTTTACGTTGATGATCCTGAGGGCAATGTTGTGGAACTTAAACCCTTTAAAATTACCACCAATTAG
- a CDS encoding BCCT family transporter, whose product MENALKKYSIETTDYQVGQDNVQKWGFDIHNPVFGISAGLVILCLLTLLIVDPTTARDALNGLKNSIIVDFDSFFMWSANFFILFAAVLLLSPLGKIRIGGIDAKAEHSTISWLSMLFAAGMGIGLLFWSVAEPTAYFTDWYGTPLNAEAYSEEAKALAMGATMFHWGIHGWAIYAIVALSLAFFAFNKGLPLSLRSAFYPLFGDKAWGWLGHVIDILAVLATLFGLATSLGLGAQQATSGINHVFGLDGGIGMQMIVITFVTCIAVLSVIRGIDGGVKLLSNINMVIAFALLAFVLFISFDTAMLSLWDTTIAYAQNIIPLSNPHGREDTGWMHGWTVFYWAWWVSWSPFVGMFIARVSKGRTVREFLFAVIIIPTTVTLIWMSVFGGIALDQVVNQVGELGANGLTDISLTLFQVYDALPYSSVISVLSIVLILVFFITSSDSGSLVIDSITAGGKIDAPIPQRIFWACIEGSIAAVMLWIGGKEALQALQSGVVATGLPFTLVLLVMCVSLIKGLRSELPAYQSSTRQVTA is encoded by the coding sequence ATGGAAAATGCATTAAAAAAATACAGTATCGAAACCACTGATTATCAAGTTGGACAAGACAACGTACAAAAGTGGGGATTCGATATCCACAATCCGGTATTTGGGATTAGTGCTGGCCTTGTGATCCTTTGTCTACTGACTCTTTTAATTGTTGACCCAACTACTGCTCGAGACGCTCTGAACGGTCTTAAAAACAGCATTATTGTAGATTTTGACTCCTTCTTTATGTGGTCTGCAAACTTCTTCATTTTGTTCGCCGCAGTGCTCCTACTCTCCCCTCTAGGCAAGATCCGTATTGGTGGGATCGATGCCAAAGCCGAGCACTCAACCATTTCATGGCTATCCATGCTGTTTGCAGCTGGTATGGGAATAGGGTTACTTTTCTGGAGCGTTGCCGAGCCAACGGCATACTTTACTGATTGGTACGGTACGCCGCTTAACGCGGAAGCATATAGTGAAGAAGCGAAAGCGCTTGCTATGGGTGCCACTATGTTCCACTGGGGTATTCACGGTTGGGCAATCTACGCTATTGTGGCGCTATCTTTGGCCTTCTTTGCCTTTAATAAAGGACTACCACTTTCACTACGATCGGCTTTTTACCCACTGTTTGGCGATAAAGCTTGGGGCTGGCTAGGTCATGTAATCGATATTCTCGCCGTCCTCGCTACTTTGTTTGGCTTAGCCACTTCTTTAGGTTTAGGCGCACAGCAAGCCACCAGCGGAATCAATCATGTATTTGGTCTTGATGGTGGCATCGGCATGCAGATGATCGTGATCACTTTCGTGACCTGCATTGCGGTGCTCTCTGTTATTCGCGGTATCGATGGAGGCGTTAAGCTTTTAAGCAACATCAACATGGTGATTGCTTTTGCTTTACTTGCGTTTGTATTGTTCATCAGTTTTGACACTGCAATGCTGTCACTTTGGGACACGACCATTGCCTATGCACAAAACATTATCCCGCTAAGCAACCCTCACGGCCGCGAAGATACTGGCTGGATGCACGGTTGGACGGTGTTCTATTGGGCTTGGTGGGTTTCTTGGTCACCATTTGTTGGTATGTTTATCGCGCGCGTATCAAAAGGTCGAACTGTACGTGAATTCCTGTTTGCAGTGATAATTATTCCAACCACAGTGACGCTTATTTGGATGTCGGTATTCGGTGGTATTGCTCTTGATCAGGTCGTCAACCAAGTCGGTGAGCTTGGTGCGAATGGCTTAACCGATATTTCGCTGACCTTGTTCCAGGTTTATGATGCTCTGCCATACAGCTCAGTCATTTCTGTACTTTCAATTGTCCTAATTTTGGTTTTCTTTATTACCTCATCAGACTCTGGTTCACTCGTTATCGACAGTATCACCGCTGGTGGCAAAATTGATGCACCTATCCCACAACGTATCTTCTGGGCATGTATCGAAGGCTCGATTGCAGCGGTTATGCTTTGGATTGGTGGTAAAGAGGCATTGCAAGCGCTTCAATCTGGGGTTGTTGCAACAGGTCTTCCTTTCACTCTTGTCCTACTCGTAATGTGTGTCAGCCTGATCAAAGGCTTGCGCTCAGAGCTACCGGCTTATCAGTCCTCGACTCGACAAGTAACGGCCTAA
- the manA gene encoding mannose-6-phosphate isomerase, class I encodes MILNTISPKSFFKMDNKIQNYDWGSRTAIQGLFGFANDKQQPQAEVWMGTHPNGCSMIKQGGDSISLSDLIKPNPSAFLSQNTSNIYGDLPFLFKILAADKALSIQVHPNKQDAEQGYANEQKLGIPLGAFNRNYKDANHKPELVYALTDYQAMNGFRPFNEIIDAFKQCDIPEISEYLAQFERNPNQEGLSTFFVELLSMQEERKTNALDHLLSYAASNNTCATCELILSLSQQYPNDVGLFAPFLLNVITLKAGEAMFLSARTPHAYIKGTGLEIMANSDNVLRAGLTPKHMDVEELVKCTDFIPKSINSLLTHAEVKGCEHHFPVPVQDFKFSIYRDPQQQPVQMSSAEILMPIDNDLTLHADSGETLILGKGQSAFVPAYVKQYTISSEGRVARAFNG; translated from the coding sequence ATGATTTTGAATACTATTTCACCAAAAAGCTTCTTCAAAATGGACAACAAGATCCAAAACTACGACTGGGGAAGTCGTACTGCCATCCAAGGTTTGTTTGGTTTCGCCAACGACAAGCAGCAACCGCAAGCCGAAGTCTGGATGGGCACCCACCCAAATGGTTGCTCGATGATCAAACAAGGAGGTGACAGTATTTCGCTGTCAGATTTGATCAAACCAAACCCATCAGCATTCTTATCGCAAAACACGTCAAACATTTATGGCGACTTGCCTTTTCTGTTCAAAATTCTTGCGGCAGATAAAGCCTTGTCGATCCAAGTACACCCTAACAAGCAAGATGCAGAGCAAGGCTATGCGAACGAACAAAAGCTTGGTATCCCGCTAGGCGCTTTCAATCGTAACTACAAAGACGCCAACCACAAGCCTGAGCTCGTTTACGCACTCACCGACTACCAAGCGATGAACGGTTTTCGCCCATTCAATGAAATCATTGACGCTTTCAAGCAGTGTGACATTCCTGAGATCAGCGAATATTTAGCTCAGTTTGAACGCAATCCAAACCAAGAGGGTTTGTCTACTTTCTTTGTAGAGCTACTATCGATGCAAGAAGAGCGCAAAACCAATGCTCTTGATCATCTACTTAGCTATGCAGCATCGAACAATACCTGTGCGACTTGTGAACTCATTTTGTCTCTTTCACAGCAATACCCGAATGATGTCGGCTTGTTCGCACCATTTCTGCTTAATGTCATTACTCTTAAGGCCGGGGAAGCCATGTTCTTAAGTGCCAGAACCCCTCACGCCTACATCAAAGGTACTGGCCTCGAGATTATGGCGAACTCCGACAATGTGTTGCGTGCTGGCTTAACCCCTAAACACATGGATGTTGAAGAACTGGTCAAATGTACGGATTTTATTCCTAAGTCAATCAACTCTTTGCTTACACATGCTGAGGTAAAAGGTTGTGAGCATCACTTCCCTGTTCCTGTACAAGATTTCAAGTTCTCAATCTACCGCGATCCACAACAGCAACCAGTGCAAATGTCGAGTGCAGAAATTCTCATGCCAATTGATAATGATCTAACGCTACATGCTGACAGCGGAGAAACTCTGATACTGGGTAAAGGACAATCTGCTTTCGTACCTGCTTACGTTAAGCAATACACCATCAGTAGTGAAGGTCGAGTAGCTCGTGCTTTTAATGGTTAA